In Ascochyta rabiei chromosome 11, complete sequence, the following are encoded in one genomic region:
- a CDS encoding Xyloglucan-specific endo-beta-1,4-glucanase, producing MKFSTLFSVASTAALALAAPTTPASALSKRADYCGQWDNQVKGSYTIYNNLWGRDAATSGSQCTGVDGFSGNTVKWHTKWSWAGGDGHVKSYANVVTKTSQKALYNIGSLPSTWSWTYTGSNVVANVAYDLFTGTTATGTKEYEIMIWLSALGGAGPISSTGSAIATVTIAGKQFKLWKGPNAQMTVFSFVAVKPINSFNGDLNEFLVYLRGNQGLPRSQILQSVGAGTEPFTGSNAVFTTTAYTMSEK from the exons ATGAAGTTCTCCACACTCTTTTCCGTTGCCAGCACCGCTGCTCTTGCCCTGGCGGCGCCCACCACCCCGGCCTCTGCCCTGTCCAAGCGCGCCGACTACTGCGGCCAGTGGGACAACCAGGTAAAAGGCTCCTACACCATCTACAACAACCTCTGGGGCCGCGATGCTGCGACCTCCGGCAGCCAGTGCACCGGCGTTGACGGCTTCAGCGGCAACACCGTGAAGTGGCACACCAAGTGGTCCTGGGCTGGCGG CGACGGCCACGTCAAGTCGTACGCCAACGTCGTAACAAAGACCAGCCAAAAGGCCCTGTACAACATCGGCTCGCTCCCCTCGACCTGGAGCTGGACCTATACCGGCTCGAACGTCGTCGCCAACGTAGCCTACGACCTCTTCACGGGCACGACCGCCACGGGCACCAAGGAATACGAGATCATGATCTGGCTGTCCGCCCTCGGCGGCGCCGGCCCCATCTCCTCGACCGGTAGCGCCATCGCGACTGTCACCATTGCCGGAAAGCAGTTCAAGCTGTGGAAGGGCCCCAACGCCCAAATGACCGTCTTCTCCTTCGTCGCCGTCAAACCCATCAACAGCTTCAACGGCGACCTTAACGAGTTCCTTGTCTACCTCCGCGGTAACCAGGGCCTGCCCCGCAGCCAGATCCTACAGTCGGTTGGCGCTGGCACAGAGCCTTTCACCGGCAGCAACGCCGTTTTCACCACCACTGCGTACACCATGAGCGAGAAATAG
- a CDS encoding Tryprostatin B 6-hydroxylase has translation MCNPDAISDVHGPRSKIRKGEFYEQIHPAHSLQFTRDPGQHRQQRRYWDKAFQVKALQDYTPRLVKHYKIIIDIFTADSATGGQINVSRLFMDLFFDVVCDLTIGKSFNSLTTGERNPIITEFLAQQQRLGFVLLNMWIFHLIRCIPLVVSGIVSWIQWRTSSGVSRDLREKCSSRKRQWYANALEERKQMQRIPSDLYTYLSQSDTFESAGVHETQLAIVTGADTNAITVSNACYLLCQHPEYQQKIYKELSDVPTHEIMVDYRHLMSKHYLLSIINETLRLYPPFPGGLQRQTPPEGATIAGHYVPGNMVVSTLTFALHQNPRAFPRPNDFVPERWTSQPNLILRKGAFVPFSYGTYNCAGKPLAMMQLRMVIAMFVKKFELFFAPGKKIACERYIQDQADCFALHINPVPLVPKERINPKHVM, from the exons ATGTGTAACCCAGACGCGATCAGCGATGTTCATGGTCCAAGGAGCAAGATTCGGAAAGGCGAGTTCTACGAACAAATACACCCTGCACATAGCCTGCAGTTCACTCGTGACCCTGGTCAGCATAGACAACAGCGCCGTTACTGGGACAAAGCATTCCAAGTCAAAG CCTTGCAGGATTACACACCTCGTTTGGTGAAGCATTACAAAATCATCATAGACATCTTCACTGCAGATTCTGCGACTGGCGGACAAATTAACGTGAGCAGACTGTTCATGGACCTCTTCTTCGATGTAGTATGTGACCTGACGATCGGCAAGTCTTTCAATTCGTTGACGACGGGAGAGCGGAACCCAATCATTACAGAGTTTCTTGCGCAACAGCAGAGACTCGGCTTCGTATTGTTGAACATGTGGATTTTCCATTTGATCAGATGCATACCACTGGTAGTGTCGGGTATTGTCTCCTGGATACAGTGGCGTACTAGCTCTGGCGTGAGCAGGGACTTACGCGAGAAGTGTTCATCTCGCAAACGGCAATGGTATGCAAACGCCTTGGAGGAGAGGAAACAG ATGCAAAGAATCCCCTCCGACTTATACACATACCTATCGCAGTCCGACACATTCGAATCTGCCGGTGTTCACGAAACTCAGCTGGCCATTGTAACTGGTGCTGATACCAACGCGATTACAGTTTCGAACGCCTGCTATCTCCTCTGTCAGCATCCAGAATACCAACAGAAGATTTACAAAGAACTATCAGATGTGCCCACTCACGAAATCATGGTCGATTATCGGCATCTGATGAGCAAGCATTATCTTTTGAGCATCATCAACGAGACGTTGAGGCTATATCCACCATTCCCTGGTGGTTTGCAACGTCAGACACCACCAGAAGGCGCGACCATAGCTGGTCATTACGTTCCAGGGAACATGGTCGTCTCAACACTAACATTTGCACTTCATCAAA ACCCTCGTGCGTTTCCCCGACCAAATGATTTCGTACCTGAGCGCTGGACCTCTCAGCCCAACCTCATCCTTCGCAAAGGCGCCTTCGTCCCATTTTCCTATGGAACCTACAACTGCGCTGGGAAACCTTTGGCGATGATGCAGTTGCGTATGGTCATTGCCATGTTCGTCAAGAAATTTGAGCTCTTTTTCGCGCCAGGCAAGAAAATTGCGTGTGAGCGCTATATTCAAGACCAAGCGGACTGTTTCGCACTGCACATCAACCCAGTGCCGCTTGTGCCCAAAGAGAGAATCAACCCAAAGCACGTCATGTAG
- a CDS encoding UBX domain-containing protein 10 — translation MADRVDMAALTADQQLALEQFTAVTDQDPTDAVTLLGRCQWNVQIAIARFFDGEPAEDPVAVAPQDARRQETLMAGFGSPRSSTSSARGVRVEPAPRVVPQPESQVHTQAPLVLSLLWAPVGLLCSLLARYFRFVGYLFPFLPRAWGRLSASNVGSPPSRRSAGRRPLNPRDTAARFVRELEEEYGANTLPFHDGGYASAFDLAKKEVKFLLVVLVSPEHDLTASFVRDTLLDPSVLGFVRDPSNHILLWAGSVSDSEAYSVSSALNCTKFPFSALIVHTPSVSSSAMGIAARIAGPTPPAAYIAKLKAAMATHAEALTRVRAQRAEQNATRTIRSQQDSAYERSLATDRERARQKKAAAEQAAAAEQAALDAEQAAARHAHNLAQWRRWRASTLPPEPPPADRSTVRISLRMPNADRIVRSFAATATIEDLYAFVECYHALQELPASSPTHHHVQPPPPDFVHAYAFQLVSPMPRKVYALADGGLLGERVGRTANLIVERVGGELDSDDDADAE, via the coding sequence ATGGCTGACCGCGTCGACATGGCGGCGCTGACCGCGGACCAGCAGCTCGCCCTCGAGCAATTCACGGCCGTCACCGACCAGGACCCGACCGACGCCGTCACGCTCCTCGGTCGATGCCAGTGGAACGTCCAAATCGCCATTGCGCGCTTCTTCGACGGCGAGCCAGCCGAGGATCCCGTCGCCGTCGCACCGCAAGACGCACGGCGGCAGGAGACGCTCATGGCGGGCTTCGGCAGCCCGAGGTCCTCGACGTCCAGCGCGCGAGGGGTGAGGGTGGAGCCTGCGCCCCGCGTCGTGCCCCAGCCCGAGTCCCAGGTCCACACCCAGGCGCCGCTCGTCCTCAGCCTCCTCTGGGCGCCCGTCGGCCTGCTGTGCTCGCTGCTGGCCCGCTACTTCCGCTTCGTCGGCTACCTGTTCCCCTTCCTCCCGCGCGCCTGGGGCCGCCTCTCCGCCTCCAACGTCGGCAGCCCGCCCTCGCGCCGCTCCGCAGGCCGGCGGCCCCTCAACCCCCGCGACACCGCAGCCCGCTTCGTGCGCGAGCTCGAGGAGGAGTACGGCGCCAACACGCTGCCCTTCCACGACGGCGGCTATGCCTCGGCCTTTGACCTCGCCAAGAAGGAGGTCAAGTTCCTgctcgtcgtcctcgtctcGCCTGAACACGACCTCACCGCCTCGTTCGTCCGGGACACGCTGCTCGACCCCTCGGTCCTCGGCTTCGTCCGCGACCCCTCCAACCACATCCTCCTCTGGGCCGGCAGCGTGTCCGACAGCGAAGCCTACAGCGTCTCCTCCGCCCTCAACTGCACAAAGTTCCCCTTCTCCGCCCTCATCGTCCACACCCCCTCCGTCTCCTCCTCGGCCATGGGCATCGCCGCCCGCATCGCCGGCCCAACCCCGCCCGCCGCCTACATCGCCAAGCTCAAAGCCGCCATGGCCACGCACGCCGAAGCCCTGACCCGCGTGCGCGCCCAGCGCGCCGAGCAGAACGCAACGCGCACCATCCGCTCCCAGCAGGACAGCGCGTACGAGCGCTCCCTCGCCACCGACCGCGAGCGCGCCCGCCAGAAGAAAGCCGCTGCCGAGCAAGCCGCTGCCGCCGAGCAAGCCGCTCTCGACGCCGAACAGGCCGCAGCCCGCCACGCGCACAACCTCGCACAGTGGCGCCGCTGGCGCGCCTCGACCCTGCCCCCCGAGCCCCCACCCGCCGACAGATCCACCGTCCGCATCTCCCTGCGCATGCCCAACGCCGACCGCATCGTGCGCTCCttcgccgccaccgccaccatCGAAGACCTGTACGCCTTCGTCGAGTGCTACCACGCCCTGCAAGAGCTGCCCGCCTCCAGCCCCACCCACCACCACGTCcagccaccaccacccgACTTTGTCCACGCCTACGCCTTCCAGCTCGTCTCGCCCATGCCGCGCAAGGTCTACGCGCTAGCCGACGGCGGCCTGCTGGGGGAGCGTGTCGGGCGGACCGCGAACCTGATCGTGGAGCGCGTCGGCGGCGAGCTGGATtccgacgacgacgccgacgccgagTAG
- a CDS encoding helicase: MSGKPIFCATHPRACSTAFERVFMTRRDLQCVHEPFGDAYYFGPERIGYRYEGPEMEKERQESGYANSTYRTIFDRIAKDNAEGKRAFIKDMAQYWIPPQGKPRPTTICPSMSNYRRGVGTNTTELSPVQTREDRSGEPYPYDTRGEPGNPTVLPKGLLETYHFIFLIRHPKYSIPSYYRCTLPPLSKLTGWDYLRKDEAGYVELRELFDYLRKEGIVGPKSAGQTGETNGTNGNGQGVEICVVDADDLLDNPSGMIEAVCKTTGIDYKPEMLVWNTEEDQALAKREFEKWKGFHEDAIDSTELRARTHKKVQKTREQEDAEWKEKYGEDGAKFIRETVDENVEHYEYLKQFAIKV; the protein is encoded by the exons ATGTCCGGGAAACCGATTTTCTGTGCTACCCACCCCAGGGCCTGCTCAACGGCCTTCGAGCGA GTCTTCATGACCCGCCGGGATCTTCAATGCGTACACGAGCCTTTTGGCGACGCATACTACTTTGGACCTGAGCGTATTGGTTATCGATATGAAGGCCCCGAGATGGAGAAGGAGAGGCAGGAGAGTGGCTACGCCAACAGCACATACCGTACGATTTTTGACAGGATTGCGAAAGACAACGCCGAG GGCAAACGCGCCTTCATCAAGGACATGGCACAGTACTGGATCCCACCCCAGGGCAAGCCCAGACCGACGACAATCTGCCCATCAATGTCCAACTACCGCCGCGGTGTCGGAACAAATACCACCGAACTTTCACCCGTACAGACGAGGGAAGATCGCTCAGGCGAACCATACCCGTACGACACGAGAGGAGAACCCGGCAATCCAACGGTCCTTCCCAAAGGCCTCCTTGAGACGTACCACTTCATCTTCCTCATCCGCCACCCCAAATACAGCATTCCCAGCTACTACCGCTGCACACTTCCTCCGCTGAGCAAGCTGACTGGCTGGGACTATCTTCGTAAAGATGAGGCTGGCTACGTCGAGCTTCGCGAGTTGTTTGACTACCTCCGCAAGGAAGGTATCGTCGGCCCCAAGTCTGCTGGTCAGACTGGCGAGACAAACGGCACCAACGGCAATGGGCAGGGCGTAGAAATCTGCGTTGTTGACGCTGATGACCTACTTGACAACCCGTCCGGCATGATCGAAGCTGTGTGCAAGACCACTGGAATCGACTACAAACCAGAAATGCTAGTATGGAACACCGAAGAAGACCAGGCGCTCGCCAAGAGGGAGTTTGAGAAGTGGAAGGGCTTCCACGAGGATGCTATTGACAGCACCGAGCTACGAGCCAGGACTCAC AAGAAGGTGCAGAAGACCAGAGAGCAGGAAGACGCCGAGTGGAAGGAGAAATACGGTGAAGACGGCGCGAAGTTCATCCGTGAGACTGTGGATGAGAACGTGGAGCACTACGAGTACCTGAAGCAATTCGCCATTAAGGTCTAA
- a CDS encoding PAB-dependent poly(A)-specific ribonuclease subunit 3 — translation MSRRLWTEGPTLPTIQPAPPNKGAPSHPAAPSRPRGHAHASATTSSSSSTTDTISELTSSSSPSSSSSSSSSRDSLPPALAPGTTTAAAPQKHARNARRAKPTKSSRSAARWSDAAPQPKTLLQNAAPQPRTLPNAVHPSLIAAANVHAANVHANVHASANTSALHAHAQARLMATAFGGPSGDARRAVSSPRPKGREAKNTFCRNVTIYGHCRYENTCPYIHDHAKLSQNENAKKRFNVDSPSFTPLQASTNGSVTPSSRSAAISPKAANAAVFTPKSQRSAVSTPSLHTKEPSTEWQAQDFQEFVPQTFEGQLVDAASSTSVLGYDPFNTSSGISTITASAPAINPYAQDHSGLAGASYYQNANTFQASPAYHLYWPVGPQPTGLLAYQRTAHDFFIPDSLREDLQKKAEVARQILPNTPLPAIEQYHSLFCLDTSPQRNNALFGYASWIYKAVSSKDGKTYALRRLENFRLTNETAIRSFQPWKRILNGGVVTIHEAFTTRAFGDSSLIMVTDYHPNAKSLADEHFKPVPRYHGRQAASSQVPEQTLWGYLVQIGSALKAIHGAGLAARLITPSKILLTSKNRIRLNACGIMDVVQFDTARPMADIQADDLLQLGRLVLCIANNSSTAHMNMQKSMEHITRIYTGRLKECIQYLLGPSPQAGTPSSPTTPAVLKDIDTFLGGIADQFASVFDSELHAQDALTNTLGRELESSRVVRLLVKLNMINERPELDGSQHVPGSSAANPSSGWAETGERYYLKLFRDYVFHQVDANGHPVTDLAHVLDCLNKLDAGADEKMMLTSRDEQNVLIVSYREVKRGLESAFQDLVRAGRTSGK, via the exons ATGTCACGGCGGCTGTGGAC CGAGGGACCGACATTGCCCACCATTCAGCCCGCGCCGCCAAACAAAGGCGCGCCGTCGCACCCAGCTGCGCCCTCGCGGCCCAGGGGACACGCACATGCGAGTGCCACCACGAGCTCGAGCTCCTCGACCACCGACACCATCTCCGAGTtgacgtcgtcgtcgtcgccgtcgtcgtcgtcgtcgtcgtcgtcgtcgcggGACTCGCTCCCGCCTGCCCTCGCGCCCggcaccaccaccgccgccgccccgcAGAAGCACGCGCGCAACGCCAGACGCGCAAAGCCCACCAAGTCGAGCCGGTCCGCTGCCAGATGGAGTGACGCTGCTCCCCAGCCCAAGACTCTGCTGCAGAACGCTGCCCCCCAGCCCAGGACGCTGCCGAACGCCGTCCACCCCTCGCTCATCGCCGCCGCCAACGTCCACGCCGCCAACGTCCACGCCAACGTCCACGCCAGCGCCAACACCTCCGCGCTCCACGCACACGCGCAAGCCCGTTTAATGGCAACGGCTTTTGGCGGGCCCTCGGGTGACGCGCGCCGCGCGGTATCGTCTCCTCGCCCCAAAGGTCGCG AAGCCAAAAACACCTTTTGCCGCAATGTCACCATCTACGGACACTGCCGCTACGAGAACA CCTGCCCGTACATCCACGACCACGCCAAGTTGAGCCAGAACGAGAACGCCAAGAAGCGCTTCAACGTCGACTCCCCCTCCTTCACTCCCTTGCAGGCGAGTACCAATGGATCCGTCACGCCCTCGTCGCGCAGCGCCGCCATCTCCCCCAAAGCTGCAAACGCCGCTGTCTTCACCCCCAAGTCCCAGCGCTCCG CCGTCAGCACACCCAGCTTGCATACCAAGGAGCCCTCGACCGAGTGGCAGGCGCAGGATTTCCAAGAATTCGTACCACAGACCTTTGAGGGACAGCTA GTGGATGCGGCCTCGTCCACGTCGGTCCTCGGTTACGATCCATTCAATACATCCTCAGGCATATCCACAATCACTGCCTCTGCACCCGCCATCAATCCATATGCCCAGGACCACTCAGGACTCGCAGGCGCTTCCTACTACCAAAACGCCAATACCTTCCAGGCCTCGCCTGCATACCATCTCTACTGGCCGGTAGGCCCTCAGCCGACTGGGCTGCTTGCCTATCAGCGCACAGCCCACGACTTCTTCATTCCGGACAGCCTTCGGGAAGATCTGCAGAAAAAGGCCGAGGTTGCACGCCAGATCCTCCCCAACACCCCCTTGCCAGCGATCGAGCAGTACCACTCCCTCTTCTGTCTCGACACCTCCCCGCAAAGGAACAACGCCCTCTTTGGCTACGCGAGCTGGATCTACAAGGCCGTCTCCAGCAAGGATGGCAAAACGTATGCTTTGCGCCGGTTGGAGAACTTTCGCCTGACCAACGAAACCGCAATACGCTCGTTTCAGCCATGGAAGAGGATACTGAATGGTGGTGTGGTCACAATCCACGAAGCCTTCACGACGAGGGCGTTTGGAGACAGCTCGTTGATCATGGTGACGGACTACCACCCGAACGCCAAATCGCTCGCAGACGAGCATTTCAAACCAGTGCCGCGCTACCACGGCAGGCAAGCTGCGTCTTCGCAGGTCCCAGAACAGACACTATGGGGCTATCTTGTCCAGATTGGCTCGGCGCTCAAAGCTATACATGGTGCCGGCTTGGCCGCAAGACTCATCACGCCTTCCAAGATACTGTTGACCTCGAAGAACCGCATCCGTCTCAACGCGTGTGGAATCATGGACGTGGTGCAGTTTGACACGGCACGCCCCATGGCAGATATACAAGCCGACGATCTCCTCCAGCTCGGACGGCTCGTTCTGTGCATAGCCAACAACAGCTCGACAGCCCACATGAACATGCAGAAGTCCATGGAGCACATAACAAGGATCTACACGGGCCGTCTGAAGGAGTGCATCCAATACCTCCTTGGCCCATCGCCTCAAGCAGGTACCCCTTCCTCACCCACCACCCCGGCCGTTCTGAAAGACATTGATACCTTCCTCGGCGGCATTGCCGACCAGTTCGCCTCCGTCTTCGACTCGGAGCTCCATGCCCAGGACGCGCTCACCAACACGCTCGGCCGCGAACTAGAATCCTCGCGCGTCGTGCGTCTCCTTGTCAAACTCAACATGATCAACGAGCGGCCGGAGCTCGACGGCTCGCAGCACGTGCCCGGCAGCTCTGCGGCGAACCCCAGTTCCGGGTGGGCCGAGACAGGCGAGCGGTACTACCTCAAGCTCTTCCGAGACTATGTGTTTCACCAGGTGGACGCAAACGGGCATCCGGTGACCGATCTGGCGCACGTGCTGGACTGTCTGAACAAGCTGGATGCCGGAGCGGACGAGAAGATGATGTTGACGAGCAGGGACGAGCAGAACGTGCTCATTGTGAGCTACCGCGAGGTCAAGCGAGGGCTGGAGTCTGCCTTTCAGGACCTGGTCAGGGCCGGGCGCACGAGCGGGAAATAG